A window of Variovorax paradoxus EPS genomic DNA:
GTAGCTCTGGAACACCATGCCCACGCCGCGATGCTCGACGGGACGCTCGGTCACGTCTTGGTCGCCGAAGACGATGCGGCTGCCCGCATCGGGCGCCTCCAGCCCCGCGATCAGCCGCAGCAGCGTGGTCTTGCCGCAGCCCGAGGGGCCGAGCAGCGCGAGCACCTCGCCGGCCTCCACATGCAGGTTGGTGGGTTGCAGGCCGCGCGTGCCGTCGGCATAGGTCTTCGCGCAGTTCGCGATGTCGATGGGGATGCGTTCAAGTTCCATGGCGTTTCTGCATCAGGTTGGCAAGGTACTGCAGGCCCCACAGCACCGGGAGGATCACTGCGAAGAAGACCAGCGTGTAGGCCGATCCGATCTCGATGCGCATCGAGGCGTAGCTGTCGGCCAGGCCCACTGGCAGCGTGCGGGTGAGCGGCGTGTGCAGCATCCAGGTAAGGTTGAATTCGCCCACCGAGAGCGTGAAGACCATCAGGCTGCCGGCCACGATGGCGGGGAACACCGCGGGCACGAGGATGCCCATGAAGCGCTGGCGGAAGTTCGCGCCCAGCGAGCGAGCGGCTTCCTCGAGCGCGAGCAGGTCGTCGCGCTGGAAGGCCGAGCTCACGGTGCGCACCATGAAGGGCAGCGTGAAGACGATGTGGCCCACGAGGATGAAGGCGAAGCTTGTGCGAAACGCGGTGAGCTGGCCGTAGGCGAGGATCAGCGCGAGCGCCGTCGCGAGGCCGGGCACGGCGACGGGCAGCGTCAGCAGTTCCTCGAAGATGCGCGCGGCCCGCGAGCGACTGCGCGCGAGTGCATAGGCGCAAGGCACGCCCAGCAGCACGGTGCAGATCACGCAGGCGACGGCCAGCCCGATAGACCAGCCGACGGTGCCGCCGTAGTTCTCCCACACCTCGCCGAGCCAGCGCAGCGTGAGGCCGCTTTTCAGGCCAGCGCTGTAGTTGTTGACCAGCCCCGCCATCACCGACAGCAGCATCGGCGCGATCATGAAGAGGCTCACCAGCACGGTGATGGCGAGCAGGAAGGGCGCCTTGGGTTGCGATGTCGTGCGCATTCCGATTCCCTTTCAGCGCGCCACGGGGTTGGCCCCAAAGCGACGCGCGACGAACAGCACCAGCCAGGTCACGAGGCCCAGCGAAATCGACAGCGACGCGGCGAGCGCAAAGTTGGCGTAGTTGGTGAACTCGTTGTAGATGGTGATCGGGATCACCTCGAACTTGCTGGCCAGCGTGAAGGCCGTGCCGAAGGCGCCCATCGACGTCGCGAACAGGATCGCGCCGCAGGCCAGCGTGGTGGGCGCGAGCTCGGGCATCCACACGTCGCGCGCCACGCGAAGGCGCGAGGCGCCGAGCGAGCGCGCGGCTTCCTCGAGCTGCACGTTCATTGCCTCGGCCGCCGCCGCGTAGGTCGCGATGGCGCGCGGCAGCGAGAAATACAGGTACGCGAGAAAGAGGCCGAGCAGGCCGTAGGCGAAGGTGATGCGTTCGCCGATCAGGCTGTCGCTCACGTCGGCCACGAGGCCTTGCCGGCCGCCCAGCAGGATCACGAAGAAGCCGATGATCACGCCCGGAAACGACAGCGGCAGCGTGAGCAGCGACAGCAGCACGCGCTTGCCGACGAAGGCATGGCGCGCGAGATAGATACCCACCGCGGCGCCGAGCACCAGCGTCGCCAGCGTCACCGCCACCGACAGCACGACGGTGTTGACCATGCTCTGCAGGTAGCGCGAGTCGGTCAGCACCGCGAAGTAGGTGGCCCAGCCTTTGTCGGCCGGCAGGGCGAGCAGGCGCACAACCGGCAGCAGCCAGAAGGCGGTGAAGAAGGCGGCTGCGGGGGCCACGCAGGCGAGCAGCCGCCAGCGTGGGTTCCAGGCGTTGGCGGACTTCATTTCAAGGGCGGCTCAGCGCACCTCTTTGAGGTACAGGTCGGAGAACGCGCGCTGCGCTTCGGCCATGCGGCCGTAGTCCACGCTCTTGGCACGCGCGTATTCGCTCGCGGGCAGGAACTGCGCCTCGATCTCCTTGGGCATCGCGCTCGCGCGCACCGGGCGCAGGTACGCCTTGGCCCAGATCGCCTGGCCTTCGTCGGACAACGTGAAGTCGAGCACCTTCTTCGCGTCGGCCGCATGCGGCGCCTTGGCGACCAGGCTCATCACGTAGGGCACGACCAGCGTGCCTTCGCTCGGGATGACGAAGGCGACGTTGGCCTTGTCCTTGTACTTGGCACGGTAGGCGTTGAAGTCGTAGTCCAGCAGGATCGCGATTTCGCCCGACAGCACGCGTGCGTACGAGGTCTGCTTCGGCACGATCGGCTCGTTCTTCTGCAGCGCCTTGAAGTAATCGATGCCCGGCGTGAAGTTGTCCAGCGTGCCGCCGCGCGCCTGGTTGACCGCCACCGCACCCACGTAGCCGACGAAGGCCGAGGCGGGGTCGAGGTAGCCGATGAGGCCCTTGTATTCGGGCTTGAGCAGGTCGGCCCACGACTTGGGAACGGGCTTGCCCTTGAGCGCATCGACGTTGACCATGAAGCCGAGGGTGCCCGAATGGATGGTGAACCAGTTGCCGGCCGGGTCCTTGAGGCCGTCGGGGATGTCTTTCCACGCCGCCGGCTTGTAGGGCTCGACCACGCCGTCCTTCGCGGCTTGCACGGCGAAGGTCACGCCCAGGTAGGTGACGTCGGCCACGGGGCTTGCCTTCTCGGCGACCAGTTGCGCGAGCGACTGGCCCGAGTTCTTGTTGTCGGCCGGCACGGTGACGCCCGTCTTGGCCTTGATGGCCTTGAGCTGCGTGCCCCAGTCGGCCCATTCGGTCGGGCAGTTGTAGCAAATGGCGGTCTGGGCCATGACGCTGCCTGCGGCAACGAAGGTGGCGGCGATCAGCCC
This region includes:
- a CDS encoding ABC transporter substrate-binding protein — encoded protein: MSLRISRIARLGLIAATFVAAGSVMAQTAICYNCPTEWADWGTQLKAIKAKTGVTVPADNKNSGQSLAQLVAEKASPVADVTYLGVTFAVQAAKDGVVEPYKPAAWKDIPDGLKDPAGNWFTIHSGTLGFMVNVDALKGKPVPKSWADLLKPEYKGLIGYLDPASAFVGYVGAVAVNQARGGTLDNFTPGIDYFKALQKNEPIVPKQTSYARVLSGEIAILLDYDFNAYRAKYKDKANVAFVIPSEGTLVVPYVMSLVAKAPHAADAKKVLDFTLSDEGQAIWAKAYLRPVRASAMPKEIEAQFLPASEYARAKSVDYGRMAEAQRAFSDLYLKEVR
- a CDS encoding ABC transporter permease translates to MKSANAWNPRWRLLACVAPAAAFFTAFWLLPVVRLLALPADKGWATYFAVLTDSRYLQSMVNTVVLSVAVTLATLVLGAAVGIYLARHAFVGKRVLLSLLTLPLSFPGVIIGFFVILLGGRQGLVADVSDSLIGERITFAYGLLGLFLAYLYFSLPRAIATYAAAAEAMNVQLEEAARSLGASRLRVARDVWMPELAPTTLACGAILFATSMGAFGTAFTLASKFEVIPITIYNEFTNYANFALAASLSISLGLVTWLVLFVARRFGANPVAR
- a CDS encoding ABC transporter permease — translated: MRTTSQPKAPFLLAITVLVSLFMIAPMLLSVMAGLVNNYSAGLKSGLTLRWLGEVWENYGGTVGWSIGLAVACVICTVLLGVPCAYALARSRSRAARIFEELLTLPVAVPGLATALALILAYGQLTAFRTSFAFILVGHIVFTLPFMVRTVSSAFQRDDLLALEEAARSLGANFRQRFMGILVPAVFPAIVAGSLMVFTLSVGEFNLTWMLHTPLTRTLPVGLADSYASMRIEIGSAYTLVFFAVILPVLWGLQYLANLMQKRHGT